In the Cydia fagiglandana chromosome 5, ilCydFagi1.1, whole genome shotgun sequence genome, one interval contains:
- the LOC134664587 gene encoding uncharacterized protein LOC134664587, translating into MSLLDLPTEIGTLIFTYLDIKSKINVYSINELKEFFAPCLMRKVNISRSIVASVNTLSSSVLQDFAVNIQELNLSGIQDLTADKLTPYLQRCTNLKTLDVTFTRIFLSDVEHICCNSLKNISINYFKWPRKHANNDEVWKKVSDIFKRQKFEYVHFVVLEFYDSESPLKFMEDIPMTKYFKITLADNYRDYSETDEYYESVNVEESIDINFERLCYIFRDCRVSHKTARSLKGVSNLNYKKIEYIFIMYLETIYIYVSPIFSGMFSLCCSDLTINIYAHLPLDFILDGNIIFLAWNKDITVFNEDFFKNVLNELTDYFPTYFCMHTKLPMNITAAPSHWYCIDSCDTFNEILDDLPENVTLTDFCRKGSVVRWNRLVTLKSELKSLKNITFLSLSNICAKGDFFAHIFLQCKRLYTIDVYIENRGRPSSYSSCTLSLFNSMHLTKCLKNLKLTLEDIEYGMVFDSISQCPSLENVHICEYQRVLADYEADEDNVSLLIEKCCNLYSLFIEADMDPEALTMLMGALRNAAQNLEKDHLCVEVCDCYGGWNPFADVFNPSPLRITE; encoded by the coding sequence atGAGTTTACTGGACCTACCCACGGAAATCGGAACATTAATATTCACGTATTTGGATATCAagtcaaaaataaatgtttacagTATAAATGAGTTGAAAGAGTTTTTTGCACCATGTCTGATGAGAAAAGTAAATATATCCAGGAGTATCGTCGCCTCAGTAAATACATTGAGTTCTAGTGTTCTTCAAGATTTTGCGGTTAATATCCAGGAACTAAATCTGAGTGGTATTCAAGATCTTACAGCAGATAAGTTAACTCCATACTTACAAAGATGTACTAATTTAAAAACCTTGGATGTGACCTTTACCAGGATATTTCTATCGGATGTGGAACACATTTGTTGCAATAGTTTAAAGAATATTagtataaattatttcaaatggCCTAGGAAACATGCCAATAATGATGAAGTTTGGAAAAAGGTTTCGGACATATTTAAAAGACAAAAGTTTGAATATGTACATTTTGTTGTGTTGGAGTTTTATGACTCTGAATCTCCTCTCAAATTCATGGAAGATATCCCTATgactaaatattttaaaattactctCGCTGATAACTACAGAGATTATTCAGAAACCGATGAATATTATGAATCAGTTAATGTTGAAGAGAGCATTGACATAAATTTCGAACgtctatgttacatttttcgTGATTGTAGAGTATCTCATAAAACTGCAAGAAGTCTAAAAGGCGTATCAAATTTGAACTATAAAAAGATAGAATACATTTTTATCATGTATTTAGAAACAATTTACATTTATGTATCTCCAATTTTCAGTGGGATGTTTTCACTTTGTTGCTCTGATCTTACTATTAATATCTATGCGCATCTACCTTTGGATTTCATCTTAGACGGGAACATAATATTCCTAGCTTGGAACAAAGATATAACAGTGTTTAATGaggattttttcaaaaatgtattaaacGAATTAACGGATTATTTTCCCACCTATTTTTGTATGCATACTAAGTTGCCTATGAACATTACTGCAGCGCCCAGCCATTGGTATTGCATAGATTCATGTGACACGTTTAATGAAATTCTAGATGACTTGCCAGAAAATGTTACTTTGACAGATTTCTGTAGGAAAGGCTCAGTTGTTCGATGGAATCGGCTTGTAACACTTAAATCAGAACTCAAAAGTTTGAAGAACATAACGTTTTTAAGTTTAAGCAATATTTGTGCAAAAGGCGACTTCTTCGCTCACATTTTCTTACAATGTAAAAGACTGTATACTATTGACGTGTACATTGAGAACCGTGGCCGTCCAAGCTCATATTCTAGTTGTACACTGTCTCTGTTTAACTCAATGCATCTGACAAAATGCTTGAAGAACCTGAAGTTAACATTAGAAGACATAGAATACGGGATGGTGTTCGACTCAATCAGTCAATGTCCTTCTTTGGAGAACGTACATATATGCGAGTACCAACGTGTTTTAGCAGACTACGAGGCGGACGAAGATAACGTGTCTTTACTTATAGAGAAATGCTGCAATTTGTACAGTCTATTCATTGAGGCGGACATGGATCCAGAGGCGTTGACTATGCTGATGGGTGCTTTGAGGAATGCCGCGCAGAATCTTGAGAAAGACCACTTATGTGTTGAAGTGTGTGATTGCTACGGAGGATGGAATCCATTCGCAGATGTTTTTAACCCCAGCCCGCTACGAATAACGGAATGA